A window from Polynucleobacter sp. MWH-UH25E encodes these proteins:
- the typA gene encoding translational GTPase TypA encodes MTKRALRNIAIIAHVDHGKTTLVDQLLRQSGTFRSNEKVAERVMDSNDLEKERGITILSKNCAVEYDGTHINIVDTPGHADFGGEVERVLSMVDGVLLLVDAVEGPMPQTRFVTKKALALGLKPIVVINKVDRPGARTDYVINATFELFDKLGATEEQLDFPVVYASGLNGYAGMTDDVREGDMRPLFDTVLKHVPVRDDNPDGPLQLQITSIEYSTYVGKIGVGRVNRGTVKPGMDVVFMDGPEGVQRKGRINQVLKFRGLDRELVDEAQAGDIVLINGIEDLAIGTTVCAPDTPEALPMLKIDEPTLTMNFMVNTSPLAGREGKFVTSRQIRERLDRELKSNMALRVKDTDDDTVFEVSGRGELHLTILVETMRREGYELAVSRPRVVFHEEDGVKMEPYENLTVDVEDTTQGAVMEDLGKRKGELLDMVSDGKGRTRLEYRIPARGLIGFQGDFMTMTRGNGLMSHTFDSYAPAKEGILGERHNGVLVSQDDGEAVAYALWKLQDRGRMFVSPGDPLYEGMVIGIHSRDNDLVVNPIKGKQLTNVRASGTDEAVRLVPPIALNLEYAVEFIDDDELVEVTPKSIRIRKRYLKEHERKKASRE; translated from the coding sequence ATGACTAAACGCGCACTTCGTAATATCGCCATTATTGCCCACGTTGACCACGGTAAAACTACTTTGGTTGACCAACTCTTACGTCAATCCGGTACCTTCCGCTCAAATGAGAAAGTGGCCGAACGCGTCATGGACTCAAACGATCTTGAAAAGGAGCGCGGCATTACCATTTTGTCCAAAAACTGCGCGGTTGAATACGATGGAACTCACATCAACATCGTAGATACACCGGGACACGCGGATTTTGGTGGTGAGGTAGAGCGTGTGCTGTCGATGGTTGATGGTGTGCTCTTGTTGGTTGACGCTGTTGAAGGCCCGATGCCACAGACTCGCTTCGTTACCAAGAAGGCATTGGCTCTTGGACTTAAGCCGATCGTTGTAATTAATAAAGTAGATCGCCCAGGTGCTCGTACCGATTACGTGATTAATGCTACTTTTGAGTTGTTTGACAAATTAGGCGCCACAGAAGAGCAGTTAGACTTCCCAGTAGTATATGCCTCTGGATTGAATGGTTATGCAGGCATGACAGATGATGTGCGTGAAGGCGATATGCGTCCTTTGTTTGACACAGTCCTCAAGCATGTTCCAGTGCGTGACGATAATCCGGATGGTCCTTTGCAGTTACAGATTACCTCTATTGAATACAGCACATATGTCGGTAAGATCGGCGTTGGTCGCGTCAATCGTGGCACTGTGAAGCCAGGCATGGATGTGGTGTTTATGGATGGCCCAGAAGGTGTTCAACGTAAGGGCCGTATTAATCAAGTATTAAAGTTCCGTGGTCTAGACCGTGAATTGGTTGATGAAGCGCAAGCGGGCGACATCGTATTGATTAACGGTATTGAAGATTTGGCAATTGGTACTACTGTATGTGCTCCAGATACACCTGAAGCATTACCAATGCTCAAAATTGATGAGCCAACCTTAACCATGAACTTCATGGTGAACACGAGCCCATTGGCAGGTCGTGAGGGTAAGTTTGTAACTAGCCGCCAAATTCGTGAGCGCTTGGATCGTGAGTTGAAGTCTAATATGGCCTTGCGCGTAAAAGACACTGACGATGACACCGTATTTGAAGTATCTGGTCGTGGTGAATTGCACCTCACCATCTTGGTTGAGACGATGCGTCGTGAAGGCTATGAGCTAGCAGTATCACGTCCTCGTGTAGTTTTCCACGAAGAAGATGGCGTCAAGATGGAGCCGTATGAGAACTTGACCGTGGACGTTGAGGATACGACTCAAGGCGCAGTGATGGAAGACCTGGGCAAGCGCAAAGGTGAATTGCTCGATATGGTGAGTGATGGTAAAGGTCGTACCCGTTTGGAATACCGTATTCCTGCGCGTGGTTTGATTGGTTTCCAAGGTGACTTTATGACCATGACTCGCGGTAATGGTTTGATGAGCCACACGTTTGATTCCTATGCACCAGCCAAAGAGGGTATTTTGGGTGAACGTCATAACGGCGTATTAGTAAGTCAAGATGACGGTGAGGCGGTTGCTTACGCATTATGGAAATTGCAAGATCGTGGCCGTATGTTTGTAAGCCCAGGCGACCCCTTGTATGAAGGCATGGTGATTGGTATTCATAGTCGCGATAACGACTTGGTTGTTAACCCAATTAAAGGTAAGCAGTTAACCAACGTTCGCGCCTCTGGTACCGATGAAGCAGTTCGTTTGGTGCCACCAATTGCACTCAATCTCGAGTATGCAGTTGAGTTTATCGATGATGACGAGTTAGTTGAAGTAACGCCTAAGAGCATTCGTATTCGTAAGCGCTACCTCAAAGAGCATGAGCGTAAAAAAGCCTCACGCGAATAA
- the truB gene encoding tRNA pseudouridine(55) synthase TruB translates to MSTRIDGVVLLDKPAGMSSQGAVTAVKRAFNAEKAGHTGTLDPMATGLLPICLGEATKYSQDLLEADKTYVAQVKFGSRTDTGDAEGLVIEELPLPVFENQTDLQKALDALLPKFTGAISQVPPMYSALKRDGKPLYEYARAGVELERTPRDIVIHKIRWTDIAWPQATLEVTCSKGTYIRVLAEDLGDALGCGAHLVGLRRTEVGHLSLEHSFTMESIQQAVHDSSNYILPVDALLQTLPHLTVDEQQAKRLEMGQRVPLNLPSIEALVRIYRATAAPHNFIGTADWRSGVLHPKRLISQAH, encoded by the coding sequence ATGTCCACACGGATTGACGGAGTGGTTTTGCTTGATAAACCAGCAGGAATGAGTTCTCAGGGTGCAGTCACCGCTGTTAAGCGTGCATTCAATGCAGAGAAAGCAGGTCATACTGGCACTTTAGATCCGATGGCAACGGGCTTACTCCCTATATGTTTGGGCGAAGCCACTAAATATTCACAAGATTTACTTGAGGCAGATAAGACTTATGTTGCTCAAGTCAAATTTGGCTCCCGTACCGATACAGGCGATGCGGAAGGCTTGGTGATCGAAGAATTGCCATTGCCCGTTTTTGAAAACCAAACCGATCTTCAGAAGGCGCTTGATGCTTTATTGCCAAAATTTACTGGAGCTATTTCACAAGTGCCCCCAATGTACTCTGCATTAAAGCGTGACGGCAAACCTCTATATGAATACGCACGTGCTGGGGTTGAACTTGAGCGTACCCCGCGCGATATCGTTATCCATAAAATTCGTTGGACTGATATTGCCTGGCCTCAAGCAACTTTGGAGGTGACTTGCAGCAAGGGTACTTACATTCGTGTTTTAGCTGAAGACTTAGGAGACGCCTTAGGTTGTGGCGCCCATTTGGTTGGCTTACGAAGAACAGAAGTGGGTCACTTAAGCTTAGAGCATTCATTTACGATGGAGTCGATACAGCAGGCTGTACACGATAGCTCCAACTACATTCTTCCAGTTGATGCGCTTTTGCAGACCTTGCCCCACCTAACAGTGGATGAGCAGCAAGCAAAGCGCTTGGAGATGGGGCAACGTGTGCCACTTAATTTGCCGTCTATCGAAGCATTGGTGCGGATTTATCGTGCCACTGCTGCACCACACAACTTTATTGGAACTGCCGATTGGCGTTCCGGGGTCTTGCATCCAAAACGACTTATTTCGCAGGCACATTAA
- the rbfA gene encoding 30S ribosome-binding factor RbfA yields MHKTSPHRNQRLADQIQRDLAELIPRELRSSSLGLITLQSVELSPDLAHAKVFFTVLGAEPEHALNALQEKAGYLHSLLFKRLHIHTVPTLHFHYDNSVEHGIEMSRLIDKAVESDHQDENP; encoded by the coding sequence ATGCACAAGACAAGTCCGCATCGTAACCAGCGTCTCGCCGATCAAATTCAGCGAGACCTGGCCGAGCTTATTCCTCGCGAGTTACGTAGTTCCAGTTTGGGTCTAATCACTTTACAAAGTGTTGAGCTCTCTCCAGATTTGGCTCATGCCAAAGTGTTTTTTACGGTATTGGGTGCAGAGCCTGAGCACGCTTTAAATGCACTGCAAGAAAAGGCAGGCTACTTACATTCCTTGTTATTCAAGCGTTTGCATATTCATACCGTGCCGACTTTGCATTTCCACTATGACAACTCAGTTGAGCATGGCATTGAAATGTCTAGATTGATCGATAAGGCAGTAGAAAGCGATCATCAGGATGAGAATCCTTAA